The genomic window ACGGTCAAATTCACCGGCGTCTGCCGTCCTCGCGGCCGGGCCAAATCGCCCTCGCCCCGGCTGCCGGTCTGCCGCGGCGGCTCGCACTTTTGCACCATCTCGACGAGCCACGGGGTTTTGCCGAGCACGGTGGTGTAATCTTGCTGCAGAACGTGCGACGCGGGCAGCTCCGTCAAGACCTCGGCGGCCTGATTGAAGAAGGAGATCTTGCCGTGACGATCGATTAGGATGACGCCGTCTTCGAGGCTCGTCAGGATATTTTCCCACGAGATCCGGGCGGCGGGCGCGGCTTTTTCTTCAGCGGGTCTCATCGGCGGCGGATCATTACGATAAAATTTATCTCATGCTTCGACAGGCTCAGCATGAACGGAAATTGCTCGCGTATCACCGGTTCACCCGGAGCTTGTCGAAGGGCGATCGGCAAAAAGCATATCAGAATCAGGCTCCGTTAGAAAACTTGCCACCCTTGCATTAGCGTCTCTCCGTATGCTAAAAATTTAATTACACTTAGGGTTAGCACTCAAAGTGGGCTCTTGCCCGCTTTTTTATTTTGGGGGTATGATGAGTGTCGATCCAGTCGTGGCGCGGGTGTGGGAGATGGCGTCCTCGGTGGCGGCGGGTGAGGGGATGGAGATCGTGGACATCGAGTTCCGGCCCGAGGGGAGCCGAGGGGGCAGGGTGCTGCGATTGTACCTGGACAAGGAGGGCGGGCCGAGCCTTGAGGATCTGACGCGCGTAAGCCGGCAGTTGAGCGAGCTGCTCGACGACAGCCCGGACGTGCCCGGTCCTTTTACCTTGGAAGTTTCCTCTCCGGGCATCAACCGTGCGCTCAAGAAGGTCGAACATTTTGTCCGGTTTGTGGGAAAGAAAGTTCGCGTCCGGACGCGGGATCCGATCGAAGGAAGAAGATCGTTTCTGGGCATGCTCAAGGAAGTCATGAAAGACGAAATCGTAGTCGCGCTCGAAGGCCGCGAATATCGCATCGCGCTTTCTCAAATCGAAAAGGCGAACTACGAGCACGAGTGGGGTGCTTAAAATGCAGCAGGATTTAAATCGAGTCATCGAGCAGGTCAGCAAAGAAAAAGGGATCGACAAGACGATTCTTATCAGCGCCCTGGAAAACGCCATGGTATCGGCGGCCAAGAAGACCTTCGGCCATCAGCGGAAGATCGAGGCCCAGTTCAATCCTGAGATCGGCGAGGTCGAGCTGTTCGAGGCCAAAACCGTAGTCGAAGCCGTGCAGGACGCGGCGACCGAGATCACGCTCGACGAAGCCCGGGAGTCGCTCGATCCCGAGGCGCAGGTCGGCGACGAGCTGCTCAGCAAGCTCGACACGACTTCGTTCGGCCGCATCGCCGCGCAGGCGGCCAAGCAGAACATCGTCCAGCGGGTCAGGGACGCCGAGCGCGAGATCATCTACAACGATTTCAAGGGGCGCGAGAACCAGCTCGTCAACGGCATCGTGCAGCGCTTCGAGAAGAAAAACATCATCGTCAACCTGGGCAAGACCGACGCGATCCTTCCGGAAAAGGAACAGGTGCCGCGCGAGCGCTATCGCCAGGGCGATCGCATCCGCGGCTACATCGTCAGCGTCGAGATGACCAGCCGCGGGCCGCAGATCGTTCTGTCGCGCACGCACCCCGGCATGCTGATCAAGCTCTTCGAGCAGGAAGTCCCGGAAATCTACGAGGGTATCGTCGAAGTGAAGGGCGCCGCGCGCGAGCCCGGAGGGCGGGCCAAGATCGCGGTCGTCTCCAACGATCCGGACGTCGATCCGGTCGGCGCCTGCGTCGGCATGAAAGGAACGCGGGTCCAGGCGGTGGTGCAGGAACTGCGCGGCGAGAAAGTCGACATCGTCCACTGGACGCCGGACCAGGCGGAGTACGTGTGCCGCGCGCTCGCGCCCGCGAAGGTGTCGAAGATCATCATCGACGACGACGAGCACGGCATGGAAGTCATCGTCCCCGACGATCAGCTATCGCTGGCGATCGGCAAGCGCGGACAGAACGTCCGCCTGGCCTCGCGCTTGAGCGGCTGGAAGCTCGACGTACGGAGCGAGTCCGAGATGGAAGACGAGACGCGCCGGGCGCGGGTCTCGCTCGGAGCGATTCCGGGCGTCAACGACATGGTGGCCGAGCTGCTCTACCAGGCCGGCTTCAAGTCCGCCGAAGAATTGGCCGAAGCGGACCTGGAAACGATTCTCGACGTCGACGGCATCGGCCAGGAAAAAGCCGAAGCCATCTACAAATCGAGCCGGGAATATGTAGCGGAAAAGCAGAAAAGAGAGGCGGAGGAAGCGGAAGCCAAGGCGAAGGCGGATGCCGAGGCCGCGGAGGCGCCTGCCGAACCGGGGGCGGAAAGCGGAGAGCAGGCGCCGTCAGCGGGTCAGACGCCGTCAGCAGGTCAGACGCCGTCAGCAGAGAATGACAAGTAAATGTCCGCAGCGGACTTGCCTCGGCTGCGGCAAAGCGGATGACCAAACGGCGCTGCTGCGCATTGTGATTCAGAACGGAGAGCTTGAAGTGAGCCGGCTGGCAAAGGGGAGAGGCGGCTACGTGCACAAAACGGAAACCTGTTGGGATTTATTTTTGCGCAGGAAGAGCGTGGTCCGAGCCTTTCGCGCGGAAGTCGGAAGACCGGTCAAAGAGCGGTTGATTTCTAGTCTGCGCGCGCGCCGCCGGGAATAAGAATGGCGAAAACAAGAGTTCATTTGCTGGCGAAAGAGTTGGGCCTCGAAGTCAAGGACTTCATCGCCCATCTGGAGAAGCTGGGGATAAAAGGAAAGAAGTCCCAGAACACTCTCGAAGACGAAGAGGTGACTCGAATCAAAGCCGCTCTGGCCGCGCCGGCAAAGCCGCAGGTCGTCGTCGGGGAAGAAAAGGTCGTCGCCGATCGAGTGGTGACGACCGCGGACGAGAGCGTCGGCGAGATCCAGGCGCACGAGAAAGTCGTCGAGCGCCGGGTGCGCACCAATGTGATTCGCCGGCGCACGAGCCGCACCGAAGTCGTCACTCCTGCCCCGCCTCCCAAATCAGAGGGCGCCGCCGAGCGTCCAGTCGAAGAAGCCGCTCCTCCCGCGCCGGCGGAGCCGGTAGCGTCTCCTCCGGACCTGGACTGGATTCCGGAACCCGAGGCGCCCGCGGAAGAGGCGGCGACGCTGGGTGCCAAAGCCGTCGAAGAAGCTCCCGGCGCCGCGCCAGGAGAGCCTGAAAAGACCGAGGTGACCGAAGAGAAGCTCGGGCCGGCGGTCGAGGAGCCGCAGCGCG from Candidatus Binatia bacterium includes these protein-coding regions:
- the rimP gene encoding ribosome maturation factor RimP, coding for MSVDPVVARVWEMASSVAAGEGMEIVDIEFRPEGSRGGRVLRLYLDKEGGPSLEDLTRVSRQLSELLDDSPDVPGPFTLEVSSPGINRALKKVEHFVRFVGKKVRVRTRDPIEGRRSFLGMLKEVMKDEIVVALEGREYRIALSQIEKANYEHEWGA
- the nusA gene encoding transcription termination factor NusA, whose translation is MQQDLNRVIEQVSKEKGIDKTILISALENAMVSAAKKTFGHQRKIEAQFNPEIGEVELFEAKTVVEAVQDAATEITLDEARESLDPEAQVGDELLSKLDTTSFGRIAAQAAKQNIVQRVRDAEREIIYNDFKGRENQLVNGIVQRFEKKNIIVNLGKTDAILPEKEQVPRERYRQGDRIRGYIVSVEMTSRGPQIVLSRTHPGMLIKLFEQEVPEIYEGIVEVKGAAREPGGRAKIAVVSNDPDVDPVGACVGMKGTRVQAVVQELRGEKVDIVHWTPDQAEYVCRALAPAKVSKIIIDDDEHGMEVIVPDDQLSLAIGKRGQNVRLASRLSGWKLDVRSESEMEDETRRARVSLGAIPGVNDMVAELLYQAGFKSAEELAEADLETILDVDGIGQEKAEAIYKSSREYVAEKQKREAEEAEAKAKADAEAAEAPAEPGAESGEQAPSAGQTPSAGQTPSAENDK
- a CDS encoding YlxR family protein; its protein translation is MTSKCPQRTCLGCGKADDQTALLRIVIQNGELEVSRLAKGRGGYVHKTETCWDLFLRRKSVVRAFRAEVGRPVKERLISSLRARRRE